The DNA region TCCTCGTCCCGGAACGGATCGGCCATCTCGCCCACCACAGTGCGAAACAGCTTCCCATCGCTCAGCACCGGTGTGATGTCCTGAAAGACGATTCCGGGCTTGGGAAAGTTGGGGATCGGCCGCAGCGTATCGAGCACATGCCGCGCCAGCGGGGTCAGTGTCGTCATCGGATATCGAAGCTCCTCGTAGGGACGCCGCTCTCGTCGGCCAGGTCTTCCCGATCTACCCGCTCCACTGTGGCATTCGCTGGACCCGCGCGCAAGAACGCCTCCAGCTTCTCCAGCGGACCCGGGTCGGCGGCGCGCGCCACGACCTCGACGCGGCCATCGGGCAGGTTGTGGGCGTACCCGCCGACGTCGAGGCTCCGTGCATGTCGGGCCACGAACCAGCGGAACCCGACCCCCTGCACCGAGCCGGAGATCAGGTAGCGCACGGTCATGTTTCCACGCTCCTCCGCCGGCGCCACCACCAGACGTACACGGCGACCAGCAGCAGGACGCCCGGCAGCACGTAGTGCACCAGCGTGCGATGCACATACGGACCGATCGCCGCCTCCACCTGCTCGCCATGCCGGCCGATCAGCCAGCCGAGATAGGTGAGGATGAAGCACCAGAGTCCGGCACCCAGCGAGGTGAACAGCGCGAAGCGGGACAGCGCCATCCGGGACATTCCCGCCGGAATCGAGATCAGGTGGCGAATCACCGGCAGCAGCCGTCCGACGAAGGTGCTGATCTCCCCGTGCCGCCGGAAGAACGCCTCCGTCCGATCGAGCGAGCGCTCCGAAACCAGGACGAACTTGCCGTAGCGGCGAAGCACCGGCTCTCCGACGAACACCGCCAGCCCGTAGTTGACCAGCGCACCCAGGAGACTGCCCACGGTGCCCGCGAGAATGGCGATCGACCCATTCATCTGGCCCTTGGCGGCGAGATACCCCGCCGGTGGCATGACCAGCTCGCTCGGCAGCGGCAGCACCGAGGATTCGATCGCCATCAGCACAACGATGCCGGGATAGCCGAGCGCCAGCACGGTGTCCGCGAGCCAGTGGAAGAACTGAGTCAGCATGAGTCACTCGTTGGAGAAGCCGAATTGTCCGAGCAAGGGGACGAACCGCACGTCCGCCACCGTGCTGGTGCGTATCTCGTCGCCCACGCGCTGCACCACGGTGAGGGTCTGGGCCGCGCGGTCGCCCAGGGGAATCACCATCTTCCCTCCCGGCGCGAGCTGCTCGACCAGCGGCCCTGGGATCTCGGGCGACGCGGCCGCCACCAGGATCGCATCGTACGGCGCGAACGGTCGCCACCCGAGCGTGCCGTCACCCACCAGCACGATGCCGTTTCGGATGCCGGCGGCCTCCAGGGCCGCGCGAGCGCTCTGGGCCAGACCCCGGATGCGCTCCACGCTGAACACGCTCTCCGCCAGTAGCGCGAGCAGCGCCGTCTGGTAGCCCGAGCCGGTGCCGACCTCGAGCACCCGTTCTCGCCCAGTCAGGGCCAGCAGCTCAAGGTAGCGGGCCTGCACGTACGGCTGGGAGATGGTCTGTCCGCTCCCGATCGGCAGCGCCACGTCGTCGTAGGCGCGATGCCGCACGCTCTCGGGTACGAACAGATGCCGGGGGACCATGCGCACCGCCCGCAGCACGGCGAGGTCACGCACCCCCTTCCGCTGCAGGCTCTCGACCAGCCGGCCCCGGTAGCCGCCGTAGCTGTCCCCTTCCCCTACCCCTCCAGCGACCATCCCTTGACCGTCTCGAGAATGGAATAATTGGTGAGATCCATGTGCAGCGGCGTCACCGAGATGAATCCCTCCGCCACGGCGAGGTGGTCCGAGTTCTCGGTGCCGGTCCAGGTGATGGTGCCGCCCCCGATCCAGTAGATCTCCCGTCCCCACGGATCCTTCATCCGGGTGAGCGACTCGGAGAAGAAGCGGCTGCCCAGCTTGGTCACCCGGATGCCCCGGACCTCTGAAGCGGGCACCTTGGGGAGGTTAATGTTGAGCAGCGTCTGGTCCGGAAAGTCCGGCACTCGGGTGATCCGGCGGATGAGCTGGGTCAGCAGGTCTCGATAGGTGTCCATGGTCTCCGGCTGATTGCCCGAGAAGCTGATGCCGATCCCTGGCACACCGAGCGTCACCGCCTCCATGGCGGCCGCCACGGTGCCGGAGTAGAGCACATCCTCACCCATGTTGGGACCGTGATTCACCCCGGAGAAGACGAAGTCGGGTTTCTCCGGCATCAGCGCCTGCACCGCGAGCATCACGCAATCGGTCGGAGTCCCGTCGATCTGCCACGCCCCGTCGGGTCGCCGGGCGGGCCGGAGCGGGCGGTGCAGCGTCAGCGAGTGGGAGGTCCCGCTCTGCTCCCGGTCGGGGGCGACGACGGTGACGTTCCCTACGTCCCGGCAGACCTCGGCGAGGAGGGCGAGCCCTGGTGCCAGGATCCCGTCGTCGTTGCTGACGAGAATGTTCATCCGCCGCCGGCCGAAGCGCTCTTCCCGTCCAGGATGGCGATGACCTGCTCGATGGTGGTCCGGGCCTCGGTGGCCAGCTCCACCTCGAACGCCTTGCGGGCCGAGACCCGGAGCTCGCCCGTCCGTCGGTATTGGTCGATCCGCTGGCGGGCACCGTCGATGGTGAACTTCTCGGTGTACAGCAGGTGCTTCACCAGCATGATCAACTCCACCTCGCGGCTCTTGTAGACCCGGTTGCCCGAGCGGTTCTTGGCCGGGTTGAGAAAGCGGAACTGGCTCTCCCAGTAGCGCAGCACGTGCGGCTTGAGGTCGGTCAGGGCGCAGACCTCGCCGATGGAGTAGAACTCCTGGACCGGTCGGGTAGTGGTCATCGCCATTGCTCCGACTTGAGCTCCCGCGCCATCAGCTCGGTCACCGCCTCGCGGGGCGGCTTCCCACTGAAGAGCACCTCCGACACCTTCTCGACGATGGGGAGCTCCACGCCCAGCCGGCGTCCGAGTGCCACGCCCGCGCGCGAGGTGTTGGCGCCCTCGGCCACGCTGCGATGCGCCGCGCGATACTGCTCCAGCGTCTGCCCGCCGGCGAGCGCCATTCCGAGCGCGCGGTTCCGGCTCAGGCTTCCCGTGGTAGTCAGCACCAGGTCTCCCATCCCGGCCAGGCCGGCGAAGGTGAGTGGGTCCGCCCCCATGGCGATCCCGAGTCGGGTGATCTCGGCCAGTCCCCGGGTGATGACCGCGGCGCGTGGATTGTGGCCCAACCCCAATCCCTCGAGGATGCCCGCGGCGATCGCGATGACGTTCTTGAGCGCGCCCGCCAGCTCGACGCCCACGACATCCTGCCCGGAGTAAACCCGGAACGTGGGGGTCGCGAAGATCCGTTGCGCATCCCGGGCCGTGTCGAGCTCGAGCGCGGCAGCGACGACCGCGGTGGGCTGGCCCTGGCAGACCTCCAGCGCGAAGCTGGGTCCGGAGAGCGCCGCGAAGCGCGCCTGGGGCAGACACTCGGCGAAGACGGCCGACATGAGTGCCAGGGTCTCCGTCTCGATCCCCTTCGTGGCGCTCACCACCAATGTGCCCGGCGTGACTGCGCCGGCGATCCGGCGCACCACCGCTCGCACCGCGTGGCTCGGCGAGGCCGAGACGATGACGCTGGCGCCGGTGACCGCGTCGGTGGCCTCGGCGCACGCCGCCAGCGATGGAGCCAGCGAGAAGCCGGGCAGAAAATACCGGTTCTCGTGGGTCCGGTTGATCGCGTCCACCACCTCCGGCTCGTAGGCCCAGAGCCGGACCGACTCCGATTTTCGTGCGAGCAGGTCGGCCAGCGTGGTTCCCCAGCTGCCTCCGCCCAGCACCGCGATCGAGCTCACGGCCGCGGCTCTGGCGCTGCCCGGCGTCCGAACCGATGCTCGGTGCCCCGAACCAGGCGGCCGATGTTGGCGCGGTGGAGCCAGATGATTCCCACCGCCGCCGCCACGTCGAGCCAGAAGATCTCAGGCTGCTCCGGCGGATCGAGCAGACGAACGGCGAGGGGAAACACCGCCGCCGCCACGATGCTGCCCAGCGACACGTAGCCGGTGAGCGCCACCAGCCCGAACCACACCGCGAGCGCCACCAGCAGCGCGGCCGGCGTGAGTCCCAGCATCACTCCCGCCGCCGTGGCCACGCCCTTGCCGCCCTTGAATCCCACGAACACCGAGAACACGTGCCCCACCATGGCCGTGAGACCACACACCAGCGCGAACGTCTGCGACGGCGACACCCGCGGGGCGAACAGGAGCACGGGCACCAGCCCCTTGGCCATATCGAAGAGGCCCACCGGCACCGCCACCCGCCACCCGAGCACGCGATAGAGGTTGGTGGCACCCAGGTTCTTGCTGCCGTGCTCTCGAAGATCGATCCCGCGCAGCAGCCGGCCCGCGATGTAGCTGGTCGGCACGGCCCCGAGCAGATACGACGCCAGGAGCCACGCGAGGGTTCGCGTCAACGGCGGGATCCCCGCCGGGTGAACTTGAGCCGGACCGGCGAGCCGGTGAACGGCCAGGCGGCCCGGAACCCGTGCACCAGGTATCGCTGATACGGCTCGGGCACGTCGTCCGGTCGGTTGCTCACGATCGCGAACGTCGGTGGCGCGGTGGCGATCTGGGACGCGTAGAGCAGCTTCACCTCTTCCCCGGGTTTCTGCGGCGGCGCGTTCCGCTCCAGCAGCTGCGTGAGCACCTTGTTGACCTCCGCCGTGGGGACCCGCTGCTCCCGCTGTGCCGCGACCTCCAGAATAAGGTCCAGCACTCGCCGCACGCGTTGCCCGGTGATGGCGGACACGTAGACGAACGGCACGTAGCGGAGGAACGGCGCCTTCTCGATCAGCTCCTCCTGTCCCCGCCGCGCCGTGTTGGCGTCCTTCTCCTCGACCAGGTCCCATTTGTTGACCACCACCACGAGGCCGCAGCCCGCCTCCCATGCCTCGGTGGCAATGCGGAGATCCTGGTTGTGGAGTCCCACCACCGCGTCGACCACCAGCACGCAGACCTGCGCTCGCTCGATCGCGCGCTCGGTCCGGAGCGTGGAATAGAACTCCAGATCATCTTCTACTTTAGCTTTGCGGCGTAACCCTGCGGTGTCTATGAACTTGAGCAGCGCTTCCTTATACCGCAAGGGGGAATCGACCGCGTCCCGCGTGGTCCCCGCCTCGGGAGCGACCAGATGGCGCTCTTCGCCCAACAGCCGGTTGAGCAGTGAGGACTTGCCCGCGTTCGGCCGTCCCACCACCGCGACCGCGATGGCGGGCTCGGCTTCGGCCGGATCGTGGGCCGGCAGCCGGTCCACCACAGCATCGAGCAGATCGCCGCTGCCCTTCCCCACCTGAGCGCTCACCCCGAGCGGCTCGCCGAATCCGAGCTGGTAGAAATCGTACTGCGCCGTGGCGCGCTCGAGGTCATCCAGCTTGTTGACCGCGAGCACCACTGGCCGTTGCGCCTTGCGGAGCCGCTCCGCGATGGCCTTGTCGACCGGGTTCACCCCGTCACGTCCGTCGACCAGAAAGATCACCACGTCGGCCTCGCCCAGCGCGAACTCCACCTGCCGGCGGATCGCGCGATCCATCGAGTCGTCCGACTCCGGCACCAGGCCGCCTGTGTCGACCAGCCAGAAACTGCGTCCCTGCCATTCGGCATCGCCGAAGTGGCGGTCGCGGGTGGTGCCCGGCCGGTCGGAGACGATCGCCGGCCGTCCGCCGAGAATTCGGTTGAAGAGGGTGGACTTGCCGGTGTTGGGCCGACCCACGATCGCCACGGTGGGCTTGCTCATGCCGCCACCCGCTCCTGCAGGGCGTCGGCGAAGTCCTTCGAGAGGCGAACTTCCATCGGGACGGCCGCGCGGAGCTGCTCCAGACTCACGCTGTCGATGAAGAGTCCGTCATCGTTTACCGATTCGCCCGGAAGCAGCACGAGGTCGAGCGCCCGGCCGAGCAGCGCGTCGCGCATCGCGGCGCCCGGAAGCAGGCCCGCGGTCGTGACCGAGGGGCCGAACAAGCTGTTGACCACCGGGATCAACTCGAACCGCGCGCCGCTGATGCGTGAGAGCGGCTCGAGCACCATCGGCATGAGCGCGGCCATGGCGGTTCCCGTCACCACGCCCACGCGTCGGCCGGTCCATCCGGTGAGCTCAGCCGCCTCCTCCGCGATCCGCTGCTGCAGCCAGCGCACGGCGCCGACGCCGTTCTCCACCTGGTCGAAGCCGTCGTAGATCTCCGCCGACGGCAGCTCCACGCCTGCCCTCAGGTAGAGCTCGTCCGCACCGAAGACCCAGTGAATCCCGCGCTCCCGGCGGGCGATCAGCGCCTGCCGCTCGATGAGCTCGATGGCGGCACGGCACTCCTCCCTGGTGGGCTCGCGTACCAGATGATGCTTGCTGAACTCGGTCAGGCCCACCGGCACCACGGAGCACCCCAGGATGGCGGGCCCGAACGCGTACAGATCGCCCAGGGTCTCGACCAGGACGGCGCCATCGTTCACCCCCGGCGACAGCACGACCTGGGTGTGGAACTCGATTCCGTGCTCGGCGAAATTCCGCAGCTGCGGAATGATCTCCGGCGCGGTGGGATTCCGGAGGAGGTAGCGTCGCACCGTCGGGTCGGTGGCGTGCACCGACACGTACAGCGGCGACAGTCGGTACTCCGTGATGCGCTGTACGTCCTTGGGCTTGAGGTTGGTGAGCGTCGCGAAGTTGCCGTAGCGGAAGGAGAGGCGGTAGTCGTCGTCGCGGATGTACAGCACGTCTCGGAGCCCGTCGGGCAGTCCGTCGACGAAGCAGAAGTCACAGCGGTTGGCACAACGCCTGATCCGCACCGGCTCGAGGGAGACGCCGAGCGGCTCTCCCAGCGGCCGCTCGAGGTCGAACTCCACTTCCGATCCGTCGGGCTGCCGCACGTGCAGCAGGAACTGCTCCTCGGCCGTGAGGAATTCCCAATCGAGGAAGTCTTCCAGCTCGCGCCCGTTCACCGAGATCAGCTCGGTGCCGACCGCGAGCCCCATCTCTTCGGCGATCGAATCGGCTTGTACGCCACTCACACGAATCATGCGATCTTGACTCATCCCGCGGGAAGTTGGGTCCGGCGAAGCCCGGAAAGATGCTCGCCCCGCGGGGTAA from Gemmatimonadales bacterium includes:
- a CDS encoding acylphosphatase; the encoded protein is MTVRYLISGSVQGVGFRWFVARHARSLDVGGYAHNLPDGRVEVVARAADPGPLEKLEAFLRAGPANATVERVDREDLADESGVPTRSFDIR
- a CDS encoding DedA family protein, with product MLTQFFHWLADTVLALGYPGIVVLMAIESSVLPLPSELVMPPAGYLAAKGQMNGSIAILAGTVGSLLGALVNYGLAVFVGEPVLRRYGKFVLVSERSLDRTEAFFRRHGEISTFVGRLLPVIRHLISIPAGMSRMALSRFALFTSLGAGLWCFILTYLGWLIGRHGEQVEAAIGPYVHRTLVHYVLPGVLLLVAVYVWWWRRRRSVET
- a CDS encoding protein-L-isoaspartate(D-aspartate) O-methyltransferase — encoded protein: MVAGGVGEGDSYGGYRGRLVESLQRKGVRDLAVLRAVRMVPRHLFVPESVRHRAYDDVALPIGSGQTISQPYVQARYLELLALTGRERVLEVGTGSGYQTALLALLAESVFSVERIRGLAQSARAALEAAGIRNGIVLVGDGTLGWRPFAPYDAILVAAASPEIPGPLVEQLAPGGKMVIPLGDRAAQTLTVVQRVGDEIRTSTVADVRFVPLLGQFGFSNE
- the surE gene encoding 5'/3'-nucleotidase SurE; the encoded protein is MNILVSNDDGILAPGLALLAEVCRDVGNVTVVAPDREQSGTSHSLTLHRPLRPARRPDGAWQIDGTPTDCVMLAVQALMPEKPDFVFSGVNHGPNMGEDVLYSGTVAAAMEAVTLGVPGIGISFSGNQPETMDTYRDLLTQLIRRITRVPDFPDQTLLNINLPKVPASEVRGIRVTKLGSRFFSESLTRMKDPWGREIYWIGGGTITWTGTENSDHLAVAEGFISVTPLHMDLTNYSILETVKGWSLEG
- a CDS encoding MerR family transcriptional regulator translates to MTTTRPVQEFYSIGEVCALTDLKPHVLRYWESQFRFLNPAKNRSGNRVYKSREVELIMLVKHLLYTEKFTIDGARQRIDQYRRTGELRVSARKAFEVELATEARTTIEQVIAILDGKSASAGGG
- a CDS encoding NAD(P)H-dependent glycerol-3-phosphate dehydrogenase; its protein translation is MSSIAVLGGGSWGTTLADLLARKSESVRLWAYEPEVVDAINRTHENRYFLPGFSLAPSLAACAEATDAVTGASVIVSASPSHAVRAVVRRIAGAVTPGTLVVSATKGIETETLALMSAVFAECLPQARFAALSGPSFALEVCQGQPTAVVAAALELDTARDAQRIFATPTFRVYSGQDVVGVELAGALKNVIAIAAGILEGLGLGHNPRAAVITRGLAEITRLGIAMGADPLTFAGLAGMGDLVLTTTGSLSRNRALGMALAGGQTLEQYRAAHRSVAEGANTSRAGVALGRRLGVELPIVEKVSEVLFSGKPPREAVTELMARELKSEQWR
- the plsY gene encoding glycerol-3-phosphate 1-O-acyltransferase PlsY is translated as MTRTLAWLLASYLLGAVPTSYIAGRLLRGIDLREHGSKNLGATNLYRVLGWRVAVPVGLFDMAKGLVPVLLFAPRVSPSQTFALVCGLTAMVGHVFSVFVGFKGGKGVATAAGVMLGLTPAALLVALAVWFGLVALTGYVSLGSIVAAAVFPLAVRLLDPPEQPEIFWLDVAAAVGIIWLHRANIGRLVRGTEHRFGRRAAPEPRP
- the der gene encoding ribosome biogenesis GTPase Der: MSKPTVAIVGRPNTGKSTLFNRILGGRPAIVSDRPGTTRDRHFGDAEWQGRSFWLVDTGGLVPESDDSMDRAIRRQVEFALGEADVVIFLVDGRDGVNPVDKAIAERLRKAQRPVVLAVNKLDDLERATAQYDFYQLGFGEPLGVSAQVGKGSGDLLDAVVDRLPAHDPAEAEPAIAVAVVGRPNAGKSSLLNRLLGEERHLVAPEAGTTRDAVDSPLRYKEALLKFIDTAGLRRKAKVEDDLEFYSTLRTERAIERAQVCVLVVDAVVGLHNQDLRIATEAWEAGCGLVVVVNKWDLVEEKDANTARRGQEELIEKAPFLRYVPFVYVSAITGQRVRRVLDLILEVAAQREQRVPTAEVNKVLTQLLERNAPPQKPGEEVKLLYASQIATAPPTFAIVSNRPDDVPEPYQRYLVHGFRAAWPFTGSPVRLKFTRRGSRR
- a CDS encoding DUF512 domain-containing protein: MSGVQADSIAEEMGLAVGTELISVNGRELEDFLDWEFLTAEEQFLLHVRQPDGSEVEFDLERPLGEPLGVSLEPVRIRRCANRCDFCFVDGLPDGLRDVLYIRDDDYRLSFRYGNFATLTNLKPKDVQRITEYRLSPLYVSVHATDPTVRRYLLRNPTAPEIIPQLRNFAEHGIEFHTQVVLSPGVNDGAVLVETLGDLYAFGPAILGCSVVPVGLTEFSKHHLVREPTREECRAAIELIERQALIARRERGIHWVFGADELYLRAGVELPSAEIYDGFDQVENGVGAVRWLQQRIAEEAAELTGWTGRRVGVVTGTAMAALMPMVLEPLSRISGARFELIPVVNSLFGPSVTTAGLLPGAAMRDALLGRALDLVLLPGESVNDDGLFIDSVSLEQLRAAVPMEVRLSKDFADALQERVAA